Proteins encoded within one genomic window of Triticum aestivum cultivar Chinese Spring chromosome 2D, IWGSC CS RefSeq v2.1, whole genome shotgun sequence:
- the LOC123049327 gene encoding transcription factor BHLH156: MEHHQRLLHLSPHQEHLMIGPGFFDVDPMHFHGDDAGFAVQPAADDGAWMEDLMHLGDELFGGGGGGGAGDDNDMVGAAAADQAWRQECEGASPDDHPCSYDDVISPVSGEQGAGFEPSRDDSDLSGTRKRRDRSKTIVSERKRRFRMKEKLYELRALVPNITKMDKASIIADAVAYVKNLQSHARKLKEDVATLEARPGLAGRRQQQQQQKQGRRQGQHGRNGGDDEGNSGSSRGGGGARVTLVSAAQVGEGRFFVTVECERRDGVAAPLCAAVEALAGFLVESSNLGCSSDRVVSTLTLKVCETREDVMISDRTVKLWVMAALLSEGFRPEATSEIC; the protein is encoded by the exons ATGGAGCACCACCAGCGGCTGCTGCATTTGTCGCCACACCAAGAGCACCTCATGATCGGCCCGGGGTTCTTCGACGTTGACCCGATGCACTTCCACGGCGACGACGCCGGCTTCGCGGTGCAGCCGGCCGCTGACGATGGCGCCTGGATGGAGGACCTCATGCATCTCGGCGACGAGCTGTTCggcggtggaggtggcggcggcgccggggACGACAACGACATGGTgggcgctgctgctgctgaccAGGCATGGCGGCAGGAATGCGAGGGCGCGTCCCCGGACGACCACCCCTGCAGCTACGACGACGTGATCAGCCCTGTCTCCGGGGAGCAAGGCGCGGGCTTCGAGCCCAGCCGCGACGACAGCGACCTGTCGGGGACGAGGAAGAGGCGGGACCGCTCCAAGACCATCGTGTCGGAGCGCAAGAGGAGGTTCCGGATGAAGGAGAAGCTATACGAGCTCAGGGCTCTCGTCCCCAACATCACAAAG ATGGACAAGGCTTCCATCATCGCCGACGCAGTGGCGTACGTCAAGAACCTGCAGTCGCACGCCAGGAAGCTCAAGGAGGACGTGGCGACGCTCGAGGCGCGGCCGGGGTTGGccggccggcggcagcagcagcagcagcagaagcagggcCGGCGGCAGGGGCAGCACGGCCGcaacggcggcgacgacgaggggaACAGCGGCAGCTCcagagggggcggcggcgcgcgggtgaCGCTAGTGAGCGCGGCCCAGGTGGGCGAGGGCCGGTTCTTCGTGACGGTGGAGTGCGAGCGGCGGGACGGCGTGGCGGCGCCTCTGTGCGCGGCCGTCGAGGCCCTGGCCGGCTTCCTGGTGGAGAGCTCCAACCTCGGCTGCTCGTCGGACCGCGTCGTGTCAACTCTCACACTCAAG GTTTGTGAAACAAGGGAGGACGTGATGATCAGCGATCGCACGGTGAAGCTGTGGGTGATGGCGGCGCTGCTCAGCGAGGGCTTCCGGCCAGAAGCCACGTCGGAGATCTGCTAA
- the LOC123053124 gene encoding uncharacterized protein, producing the protein MPPMATSASVLTLPRLSISPTMPARASPTTTMTRRTRPLRAACTYTLQEGQSRRSHRLPCGLDLEVIAQQPPSPPPTPGRSERPPLVFVHGSFHAAWCWAERWLPFFSHAGFPCFALSLRAQGESSIPSDTVAGTLETHTGDIADFIRKEVPVPPILIGHSFGGLIVQQYISCLQGSEPFHPKLSGAVLVCSVPPSGNSGLVWRYLLTKPIAAIKVTLSLAAKAYANSLPLCKETFFSSQMDDELVLRYQNLMKESSKLPLFDLRKLNASLPVPSATDGTLEILVMGASNDFIVDAEGLSETARFYNVQPVCVKGVAHDMMLDCSWEKGAAIILSWLDKLAPRSA; encoded by the exons ATGCCACCCATGGCCACCTCCGCGTCCGTGCTCACCCTTCCCCGCCTCTCCATCTCGCCAACAATGCCAGCGCGGGCGTCGCCAAccacgacgatgacgaggaggaccaGGCCTCTCCGCGCGGCGTGCACCTACACGCTCCAGGAGGGCCAGTCCCGCCGCTCCCACCGCCTGCCCTGCGGCCTCGACCTCGAGGTCATAGCCCAGCAACCGCCTTCTCCGCCCCCGACCCCGGGAAGGAGCGAGCGGCCGCCGCTGGTGTTCGTGCATGGGAGCTTCCACGCGGCCTGGTGCTGGGCGGAGCGCTGGCTGCCCTTCTTCTCGCACGCCGGATTCCCCTGCTTCGCCCTCAGCCTCCGCGCACAG GGTGAAAGCAGCATTCCATCTGACACAGTGGCTGGCACGCTTGAG ACACATACTGGCGATATTGCTGATTTCATCCGAAAGGAGGTTCCTGTCCCACCCATACTAATTGGACATTCATTTGGAGGCTTGATTGTGCAGCAATATATATCATGCCTACAAG GTTCAGAACCTTTTCATCCAAAGCTTTCTGGCGCTGTTCTTGTCTGTTCTGTACCTCCCTCGGGAAACAG TGGATTAGTATGGCGTTACCTTTTGACTAAACCAATTGCTGCTATCAAG GTTACACTCAGCTTGGCCGCAAAAGCATATGCAAATTCATTGCCTCTCTGCAAAGAAACATTTTTCTCATCACAAATGGATGATGAACTTGTCCTGAG GTACCAAAATCTAATGAAGGAAAGCTCAAAGTTGCCACTATTTGACTTGAGGAAGCTCAATGCATCATTGCCTGTACCTTCTGCCACAGATGGTACATTAGAAATCCTTGTCATGGGTGCAAGCAATGATTTCATTGTT GATGCGGAAGGGCTTTCTGAAACTGCAAGATTTTACAACGTGCAACCTGTCTGTGTGAAAGGGGTAGCACATGATATGATGTTAGATTGCTCGTGGGAGAAAGGAGCTGCGATAATCCTATCTTGGTTAGATAAACTGGCACCAAGATCAGCCTAG